One Egibacteraceae bacterium genomic window, CGGCGGGGTGTACATCCTCGTCGGGCTGCTCGGCTTCACCGTTACGGGTGGCGTCGGCTTCGCGTCGCCGGAGGGCGGCCTGCTGCTCGGCATCTTCGAGGTCAACCCCCTCCACAACATCGTGCACCTGGCGATCGGTGCGGCCCTCGTCGGCGGGGCAGCGGCCGGCCTCGGCGCCTCGCGCATGGTGAACACCGCGATCGGCGCGGCTTACCTCCTCGTCGGCGTGCTCGGTGTGCTGGTGCCCGAGGACGCCCAGGCGAACGTCCTCGCCCTGAACGTCGCTGACCACGTCCTGCACTTCGCCACCGGCGCCGCCGCGCTCGCCGTGGGGCTGGCTGCCGACAAGGATCGCGCGACGAGTCGCGTCTAGAGCGCGGGGCGGGAGGGGGTTCCCGCCCCCGCCGCGGGCTGCCCGCCGGGCTTGTGGCGCGCAGATTCCACCAAGCCAGCCTCCTATCGACGTCGAACTCCTGATGAGCGCTCGCCTCCCCGGCGGCGCCGGCTTGAGGCCTACAAGGAGTTCGACCGATGTCTGCGAAGCTTGCTCGTGTTCGGCTGTTGGCGGTGGCGGTTGTGGCCGCGTTGGGTCTGGCGGCGTGTGGTGGGGGTGATGAGG contains:
- a CDS encoding DUF4383 domain-containing protein — its product is MSINQIFGYAVGGVYILVGLLGFTVTGGVGFASPEGGLLLGIFEVNPLHNIVHLAIGAALVGGAAAGLGASRMVNTAIGAAYLLVGVLGVLVPEDAQANVLALNVADHVLHFATGAAALAVGLAADKDRATSRV